CTGTCATGGAACTGGCCGTGGAGATGGGATACAAGGTCAGCGAGCAGCTCGTTCCGAGAGAGATGCTCTACATCGCCGACGAGGTATTCTTCACCGGCACGGCAGCGGAGATATCACCGATACGCAGTATCGACAAGATAAAGGTAGGCGAGGGCAAGCGTGGTCCTATCACGGCAAAACTTCAGGAAGTCTTCTTCAAGCTCCTGAATGCCGAAGTCGAAGAGCACATGGACTGGCTGGACTTCGTATAGAGGACCCAGGCTTTGTTCAGGGTCTGACATGGATCAGTCAAGGGAGGGTTTGTTGAAGGTAGCCGTAGGATCGGATCACCGTGGATACCTCCTTAAGGAACGTCTGAAAAAAATGCTCGCCGGCGAGGGCCATGAGGTCGTCGACCTGGGCACAGGCAGCACCGAATCGGTCGATTACCCCGATTTCGGTATCTCTGTCGCGGAAATGACCGCCAGTGGGGATGTCGAACGGGGTATCGTCATATGTGGTAGCGGTATAGGCATCTCGATAGCGGCGAACAAGGTGAATGGCGCAAGAGCTGCACTGTGCCGCACTATGGATCAGGCTCGTATGACCAGAAGACATAACGATTCGAACGTGCTGGCGCTTTCAGAAGAAAGCCAGGACGATCCGGATGTCGAGGAACTGGTCCGTACTTGGCTGGCGACGCCTTTCGACGGGGGCCGTCACCAGTTGCGGGTGGACAAGATAACCGGGTACGAGAATCGCTGACAATAGACCTGAAAACTCAATCGACAAGAGGGAAAACGATGTTATACGACGAGAACCTGTTCAAGTATCTCGAGGGGACCGACCCCGAGATCATGGAGACGATGAGATCGGAACTGCACAGGCAGCAGACCACACTCGAACTTATAGCGAGTGAGAACTTCACGAGCAGGGCCGTTCTTGCCGCACTGAGCAATCCCATGCAGAACAAATATGCAGAAGGGTATCCACGCAGACGCTACTATCGCGGATGCAAGTTCGTCGACAAGGCCGAGGACCTCGCGAGGGAACGCGCAAAGGAGCTTTTCGGAGCCGAATACGCAAACGTCCAGCCGCATTCCGGCACCCAGGCAAATATCTCAGCCTACATGTCGTTCATCGAACCTGGCGATACGATAATGGGACTCAGCCTTTCTCACGGCGGACACCTTTCCCACGGACATCCGGTAAATTTCTCCGGCCTTTTCTACAAGGTGGTCCACTACGAGGTCGATCCCGAGACGAAGATGCTCAATTACGATACGATGGAGAAGTTGGCAGTCGAGAGCAGGCCGAAGATGCTCGTGGCTGGAGCCAGCGCCTATCCCCGGTTTTGGGACTGGGAGAGGCTTCGCGCTATCTGTGACAAGGTAGGAGCCTTCATGATGGCCGATATCGCTCACATCGCCGGATTGATCGCGGCCGGAGTGCATCCGAGCCCCATACCCTACGCCGATATCGTTACTTCTACAACACACAAGACCCTTCGCGGGCCTAGAGGCGGACTCATCCTCTGTCCCGAGAAGTACGCGAAAGCGGTCGACAAGTTCAATTTTCCAGGGACCCAGGGCGGACCCTTCATGCACTGCATCGCCGCCAAGGCGGTCTGTTTCAAAGAGGCCATGAGCAATGAGTTCAAAGAGTATCAGAAGCAAGTCGTCGCGAATGCAAGCAAGCTTGCCGACGTCATGATAGAAAAGGGATTCGATATCGTAAGCGGTGGGACGGACAACCACCTCTTCCTTGTCGACTTTACGAATAAGGGACTTACCGGCAAGGAAGCGGCCAAGACCCTGCACAAGGCCGGTATCACAGTGAACAAGAATACGGTACCTTTCGACCAGCAGTCGCCGTTCGTCACTTCGGGCATCAGGGTCGGGACTCCTGCTCTTACCACCCGCGGGATGAAAGAGGCTGAAATGGCCGTGGTCGGCGAGCTTATGGCGAAGGTCCTCGATAACATGGGCGACGAAAATGCTATCGAAAAGACGATCGAAGAGGTAAAGGCGGGGACAGCTGAACTGGCTTCGCGTTTTCCTCTGTATGAATAGGGGGGACCTGTGTGAGTGTGGGTGAGGAGATTCGATAATGGATGAAAAAATAATGGGAAGAAAGACAATAAAGAGACCCACCTGGGATGAGTATTTCATGAAGATCACTCATCTTGTCGCCGAACGCTCGACCTGTCTCAGGCGAAGGGTGGGCGCGGTGATCGTGAAGGACAAAAAGATCCTGTCGACGGGCTACAATGGTGCGCCGAAGGGATTGGCGCATTGTCTGGAACTGGGGTGTCTTAGAGACGAGCTGGGTATACCTTCCGGAGAGAGGCACGAACTCTGCCGGGGCGCCCATGCCGAGCAGAATGCCCTTATCCAGGCGGCCGGCAGCGGTTCCTCTATGGATGGAGCCACCATGTACTGTACCAATTCCCCATGTTCGACATGTACCAAGATGATAATCAACGCGGGGATCAGGAGACTTGTTCTGGGCGCGGAATATCCCGACCAGCTCGGCAAGGACCTTATACGTGAATCGGGGATTGAAACCGTTTACATCTCGCTCGAACCCGGGGAAGGATAACCCCGGAAAAATGAAAAGGGGGCATCATGCGTTGTCCCGCCTGTGGTCATGAAGAGGACAAGGTAGTCGACAGCAGGTCGACCAAAGAGAACTCCGCCATCAGAAGGCGCAGGGAATGCATCGCCTGCGGCAACCGCTTTACAACCTACGAATATGTAGAACACCGGCCCGTGATGGTCGTCAAGAAAGACGGTCGGCGCGAGCATTACTCGCGTGACAAGATCATGAACGGACTTCTCAGGGCATGCGAGAAGCGGTCGGTCCCGGCCGAGACACTGGAGAACCTGGTCGACGAAGTCGAAAAGGCGGTCACTGGCAGAGTCCGCGACGAGATCCCCACCCAGGAACTCGGTAATGAAGTGATGACGAGGCTGGCCGGGATAGACCAGGTAGCATACGTCCGATTCGCCTCAGTCTACCGTGATTTCAAGGATATCAATCAGTTTCTCGCGGAGCTCAAAGGTCTTCTTGAGACGAAAGAATAAACAAAGGAATATAAGGAGGAAGCCGATGACATCTAGATCCTGTATTTATCGCAACCTGATTTCTGCCGTTCTGTTCATGAGCATCTTATTGATGTGCGGCTCTGTTTCGGCGGACGATAACAAGGAAGTCACAATCAGGTTTTCCCTCGAAGAGGGGACAGTACTGAAATACAAGGGCTCGTCCATGATGGAGATGAACTGGAAAGGCATCGTTTTAAACAATATGCACTCCGATGAAGTCGAAATGTCCTGGTTGGAGACCCTGGAAGGCGAAAAACAAAGAGTGGAAGTAAATTATATCGCCTGCTCGGACAGAAGATCGATGGGTGGCGCGGCGGCGATGGATTTTGATAGCCCGGTCAAGCCCGAAGGTCGCGCGGTCAAGGTTGTAGTCGGGGCAGATGGAAGGCCCGACGAAGCTGCCGGATTCATATTGGGAATAAAGGGTGGCAAGGCCCTCAAGGATTATGTGAATAAATGGTTTTTTGAGCTACCCGAGGCCCCTGTGAAAAAAGGTTCAAAATGGACTGTCATTGTGCCCCGTGAGGACGAAAAGAAGGATGAAGAGGAAGAATCCGGGACTGAATTCAAAGGTGCTTTTGACCTGGAACTGAAGAAGTTTGAGAAGAAAAAGGGTATCGAAGTAGCCGTGATCAAATTCAAGGCAAAGATTTCTATCCATAACGAATCTGAGCAGGGTGTCCTGGATGGAGAGTCGAAAAGCGAGGGTGAAGTCAAGGTAGCTATTGAAGGCGGATACATAGTCGAGTTCAAGAGTTCTTCGGAGATGAAGGGCAAGCTGATCAGCCAGGACGAATTCAGCGGCAAGGAGACCTCCACTGATATCGTGCAGATAAGAAGCAGCGAGATCAAGCTGCAGAAATAGGGCGGTGAATCATTTGCCCGAATCGGAAGAACCTTTGGCAAAAGAGCCATTAGAGGAAGAATCATTGAAAGAGATGGGTTTTCTCGGCCATCTCGAGGATCTCAGGTCCATGTTGATATGGGTGCTGGCCACATGGCTCGGGACCTCGATCGTCCTGTGGTTCTTCTCCGGGTATGTACTGGACTTTCTCCTGGCCGGGATCCCTGTCGAGAGCCTTTATTTCCACGCCCCTGTAGAAGCCTTCATGGTACGGCTGAAACTAAGTTTCATAAGTGGTTTTCTCGTCTCATTTCCATTTGTTCTGTTCAGAGTATGGTCCTTTATCTCTCCTGGCCTGTTCAAGAGTGAGAAGAAGGTCATTATTCCTCTGATCCTGCCGGCCAGCGTGCTGTTTTACACGGGAGCGGCTTTCGCTTACTGGATAATGATCCCGGTCGTACTGGAATTCCTTATCCAGTTCGGTACCGAGATGCTTTCTCCATTGATCTCGGTCGATAGATATTTCGAATTCGTCGCACGGCTCTGTTTCGCTTTTGGTATAGTCTTTCAACTGCCCCTCGTGATCATATCCCTGACTTCTCTCGGAGTAATATCTCCGAGAGCGCTGCTTCGGCAGTGGAGATGGGTGATCCTCCTGATTTTCGTGACGGGTGCTGTCCTGACACCCCCGGATCCCGCGTCACAGCTGCTGATGGCCCTGCCGCTCGTCCTTCTTTTCCTGGTGAGCGCCACTCTGTCGCTCATGATCGAGAAACGCAGGCTTGGAAAAAGTGATGAAGAGGACGAGGATGACGGGGCGCCTTGACATCGGCCCCTGGAAAGTGCTAATTTCCCCTGTGACTTATATGTAAAGAAAGGAATTGTGCGACCCGATGGAGCCGACCGACAATGATAGATGTAATAGTTTTCAGGATCCGGTGAGGAGTGAACTCGACATCCTGGAAGACCGGCTTCGGGATACGCTGCATTCCGATATCCCCCTGATCGACGACATATGTAGACATATCAACAAGACCCCCGGGAAGCGGCTGCGTCCAAATATCCTCTTTCTGGCATCGCGAAGTACCGGAGGAGAGAAATCGGCAGCGCTGACGGCCGGGATGGCTGTCGAATTGATCCATACCGCAACATTGATACATGACGATATCATAGATAATCATCTCGTGCGGCGAGGTGAGCAGACGGTATATGCAAAATGGGGAAACAACATCGCCACGATCATGGGTGATTTTTTATACTCCAGAGCGTTCACCAGCCTCAGTGAAGCAGGATTGCATGAGTTGATGGCGATCCTGGCAAGGGCGACCAATATAATGAGTGTCGGAGAGATGCTCCAGTTCCAGCAGGCCGGACAGATAGACATAGACGAAGCCCGCTACATGGATATGATCTACGGCAAGACGGCTTCTCTGTTCTCCGCCTCCAGCGAGTGCGGCGCAGTGATCGGTACGGACGGCAACGGCAATGGAACAAGAGAGTCCTATTCGGGCTTTGGAAAGAATATCGGACTTGCATTCCAGATCACCGACGATCTGTTCGACTATATCGCGGTGGACGAGTTGATAGGCAAGCCGGTCGCTTCGGATTTCACGGACGGCAGAGTGACTCTTCCATTTATTACTGCCTTCAGGAACGCTCCGGACCTCAAGAAGAAACGCGTCAGCGAACTTTTTCATGTGGGGGTAAAGGAAGATGGCGACTGGGGCGAGATAGTCTCATTCGTTCAGAGTTATGGAGGAGTGGAGTACTCTCTTAATAAGGCCCGGGAGCTCGGTGAAAAAGCCAAAGATTCATTGAGTTCTATTTCTCCATCGCGTGAAAGGGACGCGCTCTGTTACGCGGCAGACTATATCACCGAACGGGTCCTTCCATTTTCCGCGTAGGATTCCAGAAGATCATCCCCGGGCAGATATTTCTTTAATCAGATCGTGACAGAGGTCATGGAAGCTCTTTATTACGAAAAACTTCCAAAAAACGTGGTCCGATGCCTTCTTTGCCCCAATCTGTGTGTGATTGAAGAGGGTGGGAAGGGGCGGTGCAGGTTGAGAGTGAATGAAGGGGGATTTCTTCAAACACAGTCATACGGGATGACTGTGACGGCCGCTGTGGATCCGATCGAGAAGAAACCACTCTATCACTTCATGCCGGGCAGCGAGATCCTCTCTATAGGCCCCAACGGTTGTACACTGACTTGCGAACATTGCCAGAACTGGAACATCTCCCAGGAGGATTGTCCCGTGACGTACATCCCTCCGGATGAGCTTGCCGCCCACGCACGCTCCAGAGGATCTGTCGGCGTCGCCTTTACATATACCGAGCCTCTTCTGTGGTACGAGTATCTCATCGATGTGCTTCCGCTTCTGAGGGAGGAAGGACTCAAATCGGTCCTTGTGACGAACGGCTATCTGAACGATGGGCCTGCGGAGCGGATCATTCCGATGGTGGACGGTTTCAATATCGACATGAAGAGTTTTAATGACGATTTCTACAGAAAGTACTGTGGCGGTTCACTGGAGCCTGTAAAAAGATTCGTCGAGGCCGCGGCCGGGGCAGCGCATGTCGAGGTCACGACCTTGATTATTCCCGGCCTGAATGATTCGCCTTCCGAAATAGAGGCTCTCGCACGCTGGCTGGCCGGAATATCGAAAGATATTCCCCTGCATCTGTCGCGGTTTTTCCCGAGATACAGGATGAAGGATATACCACCTACGTCTTCTTCCACTCTGAAGGAATCATGGGAAACGGCCAGAAGATTCCTTGATTATGTCTATATTGGTAATATATTCATCGAAGGTACAGAGAACACGTTATGCCCCGATTGCGGGGAAAATCTGATAATGAGATCTGGCTATTCCACAACGGTCATGATCGAGGGCGAAAGTTGCCCGGCCTGTGGGAAACGGATCAAGGGGGTATTGAAGTAATTGGCTACAGCACCAAAGACACTGGCCAAGATGATGATCAGGGCCGCATACGACAAGATGGCTGAGGACATTGTCCTTCTCAATCTGAAAAAAATATCAAGTTACACCGACTATCTCGTGATTCTCAGTGCGGGAAGCGATACTCATGCACGTACCATCGCAGATCATCTGCGGGAACGCTTCAAGAAAAAAGATGTCATCCTTCATGTGGAGGGTTACGAATCAGGTAACTGGATATTGATAGATTGCTTCACGGTGGTCGTCCATATCTTCCGGCCTGATGTCAGAGAGTACTACGGACTGGAGAAATTCTGGGGTGACGCTGAAAGGGAGGAGTTTCCCGATGGCTTGTAGCCCCGATGAGAAGACAGGGCTTTCCGTTAGAAACAGGATCCGGACCGCGGTCGAGACAGCTCTGACGAAAGCCGGCATTGAAGGTATACTCGATGGTATACAGCTTGAACGTCCGAACAATCCTGAAAATGGTGACATCAGCTGCAATGTAGCCATGATCGCCGCGAAGAAACTGGGCAGAAATCCTCGCGAACTGGCAGAAATGATCAGGGACTCTCTGGAACTCGGTGATGATTTTATCGATTGTGTCGAAGTAGCGGGTCCCGGCTTTCTCAACTTCACTTTCTCAATGGAATATCTCTCAAGTCAGGTTGCGAAGATCAACAGCATGGGAGCCTCCTATGGTGCATCTGACATCGGAAGTGGCAGGAAGGTGCAGGTCGAATATGTCTCGGCCAATCCGACTGGCCCACTGGTGGTAGTGGCGGCACGCGCCGCCGCGGTAGGCTCTTCGCTAGTCAACATACTCAGGAAGACAGGGCACGAGGTCGAGGCGGAGTATTATCTCAACGATGCGGGAAGCCAGGTCAGGAAACTCGGGCTGTCGCTGTTGACGCGGTTCAGGCAGAGGATCGGAGAGGATGTCGAATTTCCGGAGGACGGATATCCAGGTGACTACCTCGTCGATATAGCGGCAGAAATACCGGAGGAGACAGGACGCGAATGGCTGGACTCCAGCGATGAAAATGCCCGGGAGGCCTTTGGCTCACTCGCTCTGGAGAAGATAACCGCGTGGATCAGAGAGGACCTGGAAAAGTTCGGCGTGCGTTTCGATACCTTCTTTAACGAATCCACTCTCCATCGTGAAGGTGGAGAGGTGACAGAGGCACTCGAACTCTATAAAAGCAAAGAAGTGGTCTACGAAAAAGAGGGCGCGGTCTGGTTCAGATCGACCGATTTCGGCGACGAGAAGGACAGGGTCCTGGTCAGGTCAGACGGGACTCCCACATATTTTCTCGCTGACGCGGCATACCATCTCAACAAGTTCAGGCGCGGATACGACCATGTCATAGATATATTCGGCCCTGACCACCATGGCCATATCAGTAGACTCAAGGCAGCTTCGGCTGTATTCGGCGCGGATAAGGACTGGCTCGACGTTATGACTGTTCAATGGGTCAGGCTGATAGAGGACGGACAGCAGGTGAAGATGTCCAAACGCGGTGGTGTCTTTGAAACGCTGGCGAGCCTTGTCGAAGATGTGGGAAGTGACGCTTCGAAATTTTTCTTCCTTATGAGGAAGACGAAC
The window above is part of the Candidatus Latescibacterota bacterium genome. Proteins encoded here:
- a CDS encoding serine hydroxymethyltransferase, whose translation is MLYDENLFKYLEGTDPEIMETMRSELHRQQTTLELIASENFTSRAVLAALSNPMQNKYAEGYPRRRYYRGCKFVDKAEDLARERAKELFGAEYANVQPHSGTQANISAYMSFIEPGDTIMGLSLSHGGHLSHGHPVNFSGLFYKVVHYEVDPETKMLNYDTMEKLAVESRPKMLVAGASAYPRFWDWERLRAICDKVGAFMMADIAHIAGLIAAGVHPSPIPYADIVTSTTHKTLRGPRGGLILCPEKYAKAVDKFNFPGTQGGPFMHCIAAKAVCFKEAMSNEFKEYQKQVVANASKLADVMIEKGFDIVSGGTDNHLFLVDFTNKGLTGKEAAKTLHKAGITVNKNTVPFDQQSPFVTSGIRVGTPALTTRGMKEAEMAVVGELMAKVLDNMGDENAIEKTIEEVKAGTAELASRFPLYE
- the rsfS gene encoding ribosome silencing factor gives rise to the protein MATAPKTLAKMMIRAAYDKMAEDIVLLNLKKISSYTDYLVILSAGSDTHARTIADHLRERFKKKDVILHVEGYESGNWILIDCFTVVVHIFRPDVREYYGLEKFWGDAEREEFPDGL
- a CDS encoding cytidine/deoxycytidylate deaminase family protein, whose amino-acid sequence is MDEKIMGRKTIKRPTWDEYFMKITHLVAERSTCLRRRVGAVIVKDKKILSTGYNGAPKGLAHCLELGCLRDELGIPSGERHELCRGAHAEQNALIQAAGSGSSMDGATMYCTNSPCSTCTKMIINAGIRRLVLGAEYPDQLGKDLIRESGIETVYISLEPGEG
- the argS gene encoding arginine--tRNA ligase, with protein sequence MACSPDEKTGLSVRNRIRTAVETALTKAGIEGILDGIQLERPNNPENGDISCNVAMIAAKKLGRNPRELAEMIRDSLELGDDFIDCVEVAGPGFLNFTFSMEYLSSQVAKINSMGASYGASDIGSGRKVQVEYVSANPTGPLVVVAARAAAVGSSLVNILRKTGHEVEAEYYLNDAGSQVRKLGLSLLTRFRQRIGEDVEFPEDGYPGDYLVDIAAEIPEETGREWLDSSDENAREAFGSLALEKITAWIREDLEKFGVRFDTFFNESTLHREGGEVTEALELYKSKEVVYEKEGAVWFRSTDFGDEKDRVLVRSDGTPTYFLADAAYHLNKFRRGYDHVIDIFGPDHHGHISRLKAASAVFGADKDWLDVMTVQWVRLIEDGQQVKMSKRGGVFETLASLVEDVGSDASKFFFLMRKTNAHLDFNLTLARKSTDENPVYYVQYAHARICSVISFAADEGVKFPEDLDCVDKLGEPEEIGLIRNLVVFPQLIEGAAEACEPHRLTTYAQELAASFHRFYHICRIVSNDTRLSQARLLLAAATRIVLAETLNLLGVSAPERM
- the rpiB gene encoding ribose 5-phosphate isomerase B; translated protein: MKVAVGSDHRGYLLKERLKKMLAGEGHEVVDLGTGSTESVDYPDFGISVAEMTASGDVERGIVICGSGIGISIAANKVNGARAALCRTMDQARMTRRHNDSNVLALSEESQDDPDVEELVRTWLATPFDGGRHQLRVDKITGYENR
- the tatC gene encoding twin-arginine translocase subunit TatC — protein: MKEMGFLGHLEDLRSMLIWVLATWLGTSIVLWFFSGYVLDFLLAGIPVESLYFHAPVEAFMVRLKLSFISGFLVSFPFVLFRVWSFISPGLFKSEKKVIIPLILPASVLFYTGAAFAYWIMIPVVLEFLIQFGTEMLSPLISVDRYFEFVARLCFAFGIVFQLPLVIISLTSLGVISPRALLRQWRWVILLIFVTGAVLTPPDPASQLLMALPLVLLFLVSATLSLMIEKRRLGKSDEEDEDDGAP
- the nrdR gene encoding transcriptional regulator NrdR → MRCPACGHEEDKVVDSRSTKENSAIRRRRECIACGNRFTTYEYVEHRPVMVVKKDGRREHYSRDKIMNGLLRACEKRSVPAETLENLVDEVEKAVTGRVRDEIPTQELGNEVMTRLAGIDQVAYVRFASVYRDFKDINQFLAELKGLLETKE
- a CDS encoding polyprenyl synthetase family protein; the protein is MEPTDNDRCNSFQDPVRSELDILEDRLRDTLHSDIPLIDDICRHINKTPGKRLRPNILFLASRSTGGEKSAALTAGMAVELIHTATLIHDDIIDNHLVRRGEQTVYAKWGNNIATIMGDFLYSRAFTSLSEAGLHELMAILARATNIMSVGEMLQFQQAGQIDIDEARYMDMIYGKTASLFSASSECGAVIGTDGNGNGTRESYSGFGKNIGLAFQITDDLFDYIAVDELIGKPVASDFTDGRVTLPFITAFRNAPDLKKKRVSELFHVGVKEDGDWGEIVSFVQSYGGVEYSLNKARELGEKAKDSLSSISPSRERDALCYAADYITERVLPFSA
- the amrS gene encoding AmmeMemoRadiSam system radical SAM enzyme, translating into MEALYYEKLPKNVVRCLLCPNLCVIEEGGKGRCRLRVNEGGFLQTQSYGMTVTAAVDPIEKKPLYHFMPGSEILSIGPNGCTLTCEHCQNWNISQEDCPVTYIPPDELAAHARSRGSVGVAFTYTEPLLWYEYLIDVLPLLREEGLKSVLVTNGYLNDGPAERIIPMVDGFNIDMKSFNDDFYRKYCGGSLEPVKRFVEAAAGAAHVEVTTLIIPGLNDSPSEIEALARWLAGISKDIPLHLSRFFPRYRMKDIPPTSSSTLKESWETARRFLDYVYIGNIFIEGTENTLCPDCGENLIMRSGYSTTVMIEGESCPACGKRIKGVLK